From the genome of Nitrososphaerota archaeon, one region includes:
- a CDS encoding translation initiation factor IF-6: MLDTKGLLVNMGIYMLDVYRSPNIGVFLKANNRFVLAPRGLASTKCSKLSILLGVKPIRISIAGSRLLGPLVALNDNGILVSRLAEDEEIKTLSRETGLRVARLPSKYTSVGNLLAANNKGAVASPLLHAECLKTVREVLDVPVETLSIAGYTQVGSLVTVTDKGAAVHPKASPTEIERLSEIFSVDVEPATINGGVPFVTSGILVNQSNAVVGSLTTGPELMILSRVFKV; the protein is encoded by the coding sequence GTGCTTGACACCAAGGGGCTGCTGGTGAACATGGGCATATATATGCTGGATGTCTATAGATCTCCAAACATCGGAGTGTTCCTTAAAGCAAATAACCGATTCGTTCTAGCGCCGCGAGGCTTAGCCTCAACCAAATGCTCCAAACTATCTATACTATTAGGCGTTAAACCAATCAGAATATCCATAGCCGGTTCACGCCTCCTAGGCCCCTTGGTGGCTCTGAATGACAACGGCATATTGGTTTCAAGGTTGGCAGAAGACGAAGAAATAAAGACGTTAAGCAGAGAGACAGGGTTGCGTGTAGCTAGGCTACCAAGCAAATATACTAGCGTTGGAAATCTTTTAGCAGCCAACAATAAAGGAGCAGTAGCATCACCCCTTCTTCACGCAGAATGCCTAAAAACAGTAAGAGAGGTACTGGATGTTCCCGTGGAGACCCTAAGTATAGCCGGATACACGCAGGTCGGTTCACTTGTTACCGTCACAGATAAGGGTGCAGCCGTCCATCCGAAGGCTTCGCCTACCGAGATAGAACGCCTTTCTGAAATCTTTTCAGTAGATGTAGAGCCAGCAACCATAAACGGTGGTGTACCTTTTGTTACGTCTGGAATATTAGTCAACCAAAGTAATGCGGTGGTAGGGTCCCTTACTACTGGGCCGGAGTTGATGATACTCAGTAGAGTCTTCAAGGTTTAA
- a CDS encoding nicotinamide-nucleotide adenylyltransferase, producing the protein MWQRGLLVGRFQPFHTGHLHAVRYALEKVEELCILVGSADKSHQLDNPFTAGERVYMIKAALEEAGIDCRRVLIIPLPDSSAHSLWVASVKAAVPKFDVVFSNDPLTRRLFQEEGFTVLDIPFYERPTFSATEVRRRMLMGEPWEELVPRAVAKIICEVGGVERLKQLNQQK; encoded by the coding sequence ATGTGGCAGAGAGGTCTTCTAGTGGGGCGCTTCCAACCCTTCCACACCGGTCATCTTCACGCTGTAAGGTATGCGCTGGAGAAGGTCGAGGAGTTATGCATCCTTGTCGGTTCTGCTGACAAGAGCCATCAACTAGACAACCCCTTCACGGCGGGCGAAAGGGTGTATATGATAAAGGCTGCGCTAGAAGAAGCTGGTATAGACTGCAGAAGGGTGCTGATCATACCTTTGCCAGATTCTTCCGCCCACTCGCTCTGGGTTGCTTCGGTTAAAGCAGCTGTGCCCAAGTTTGATGTCGTCTTCTCCAACGACCCTCTAACAAGGAGGCTGTTCCAAGAAGAAGGTTTCACCGTATTAGACATACCATTCTATGAGCGCCCAACATTCTCAGCCACCGAAGTTAGGCGTAGAATGTTAATGGGAGAACCCTGGGAGGAACTGGTCCCTAGGGCTGTTGCAAAAATAATTTGTGAAGTAGGTGGTGTTGAGCGCCTTAAGCAGCTTAACCAACAGAAGTAA
- a CDS encoding MFS transporter, protein MVALGTNLLLRYRALDLPILYLVTFLTRVGFGVVVIAFPHYVNADSFLTGVVLSIYPVFEALSAAPTGMYVDRHGRKRMLLFGLTSMSILTFLIGLSRDTLFIAVVHGVMGVSAAAIIVSTLTIITDLTKISDRGVGMGLFDLANIAGYAGGILIGTGLYTTFETNPSYVFFATATLLLTATVLAKVLVIEPPHEQLRAPLTFNFFKALSWKIKSLLPLWFALTTLVGIAFFIPKALSLGGFTVGESGLLLFAGAAGLGVGATIFGKVSDKIGREKTMWIGIIGMLILLPTLALSLSPDTNPEYPSFGAYLYVIAPSALMVSALVPSILALVGDTARSTLRGSAMGLYSIMLSLGIAVGNVVGGASGQIGGLTAILYVAEGLLLAAVILTLLLSRLGGEDG, encoded by the coding sequence GTGGTAGCGTTGGGCACCAACCTTCTACTCCGCTATAGAGCCCTTGACCTCCCCATACTCTACTTGGTAACCTTCCTCACGCGTGTAGGTTTCGGAGTTGTTGTGATAGCCTTCCCTCACTACGTTAACGCAGACAGCTTTCTAACAGGGGTGGTGCTCTCAATCTACCCGGTCTTTGAAGCTTTGTCAGCAGCGCCTACTGGCATGTATGTTGATAGGCACGGGCGTAAACGTATGCTTCTCTTTGGGCTAACCTCTATGTCGATCCTAACCTTCCTCATCGGGTTATCAAGGGACACATTATTCATAGCGGTTGTGCACGGTGTCATGGGTGTCTCAGCAGCAGCCATAATTGTATCAACCCTAACAATAATCACAGATCTCACAAAGATTAGTGATAGAGGTGTAGGCATGGGCTTGTTCGATCTAGCTAACATAGCCGGTTACGCGGGAGGGATACTCATAGGCACAGGGCTCTACACCACCTTCGAAACCAACCCTAGTTACGTGTTCTTCGCCACAGCAACCCTTCTACTTACAGCAACGGTCTTAGCTAAAGTATTGGTGATCGAACCGCCACACGAGCAGCTGAGAGCGCCGCTTACATTCAACTTCTTTAAAGCTCTTAGCTGGAAGATAAAGAGCCTACTACCACTCTGGTTCGCACTCACAACTTTGGTCGGAATAGCCTTCTTTATACCAAAAGCTTTGAGCTTAGGCGGTTTCACCGTAGGGGAATCTGGGCTTCTCCTCTTCGCAGGCGCTGCGGGCTTAGGTGTAGGTGCTACGATCTTCGGTAAGGTCTCTGATAAGATAGGGCGGGAAAAGACGATGTGGATAGGCATCATCGGCATGCTCATTCTACTACCAACACTAGCCCTCTCACTATCCCCAGACACCAACCCAGAGTACCCCAGCTTCGGAGCCTATCTATATGTGATAGCGCCCTCAGCCCTAATGGTTTCTGCACTCGTGCCATCAATTCTGGCTCTAGTAGGCGACACCGCTAGATCGACTTTACGCGGCTCAGCCATGGGGCTATACAGCATCATGCTCAGCCTAGGAATAGCAGTAGGTAACGTAGTTGGGGGCGCTTCGGGTCAGATAGGCGGGTTAACCGCCATACTGTATGTTGCAGAAGGGCTGTTACTGGCCGCTGTTATCCTAACACTGCTATTGAGTAGGCTAGGTGGCGAAGATGGGTAG
- a CDS encoding alanine--glyoxylate aminotransferase family protein, producing MIPGPTNVPDRVMHAMLKPIINHRSPAFTQLYNGIKEKCQKVFLTKSDIIVFTASGSGGVEAAITNIVRPGDKVLVTVFGEFGQRAAEQVEAAGGRAVVAEAPLGDAPRMDKIRALAEANKDIKAVFVIYNETSTGVTFRWLRDLGKLASELGAFYIVDAISILGGDELPVDELGVDICITGSQKCLAAPPGVVIVSVSDRVKKYLESNPPPPRHYFNMPRYFKYAERGETPFTPALPLFYALDEALNIVLEEGLENRIRRHKICAEAFYRALSAINLKPTAKEDVRSNVVLAFSYPPGIEDGKFRKLLDDKFDVLVAGGFGEFRGKVFRIGCMGEVNTPHVLTTVTAVSAALNQLGYQNSTAAALNEALKVLSQLN from the coding sequence ATGATACCGGGGCCAACTAACGTGCCTGACCGAGTTATGCACGCTATGCTCAAGCCGATAATAAACCATCGAAGCCCAGCCTTCACACAACTCTACAATGGTATTAAAGAGAAGTGCCAGAAGGTCTTCCTCACCAAGAGCGACATAATCGTGTTTACAGCCTCTGGCTCCGGAGGCGTGGAAGCAGCTATAACAAATATCGTTAGACCCGGGGATAAGGTGCTTGTCACGGTCTTTGGAGAGTTCGGACAGAGGGCTGCGGAGCAGGTTGAAGCGGCTGGGGGTAGAGCGGTAGTCGCGGAAGCCCCGCTTGGTGACGCTCCTCGGATGGATAAGATCAGAGCTCTGGCAGAGGCTAATAAAGATATTAAAGCAGTCTTTGTAATATATAATGAAACCTCGACCGGCGTCACATTTAGATGGCTTAGAGATCTAGGTAAGCTTGCCTCAGAGCTAGGTGCCTTCTACATTGTTGACGCTATCTCCATACTTGGTGGAGACGAGCTGCCTGTAGATGAGCTTGGTGTCGATATTTGTATAACTGGTAGTCAGAAGTGTCTTGCTGCCCCCCCGGGTGTAGTTATTGTATCGGTGAGCGATAGGGTTAAGAAGTATCTTGAGAGCAACCCTCCACCTCCAAGACACTACTTCAACATGCCAAGATACTTTAAGTATGCAGAGAGAGGGGAGACACCCTTCACACCAGCTCTACCGCTCTTTTACGCGCTTGATGAGGCGCTTAATATTGTGTTGGAGGAGGGTTTGGAAAACCGCATAAGAAGGCATAAGATATGTGCTGAAGCTTTTTACAGAGCCTTATCAGCAATAAACCTCAAACCAACAGCGAAAGAGGATGTTAGATCTAATGTTGTGTTAGCCTTTAGCTACCCTCCCGGTATAGAAGACGGTAAGTTCAGAAAGCTATTGGATGATAAGTTTGATGTATTGGTCGCAGGCGGCTTTGGCGAGTTCAGAGGAAAGGTCTTTAGAATCGGTTGCATGGGTGAAGTGAACACCCCGCACGTATTAACTACTGTAACAGCTGTATCTGCGGCTCTAAACCAGCTCGGTTACCAGAACAGCACAGCCGCAGCCTTGAACGAAGCCCTCAAAGTCCTATCACAGCTAAACTAA
- a CDS encoding iron-containing alcohol dehydrogenase, with protein MELPRVIQIGYGVIREVGSFLARFSPKRILIISGPIVWARVGEMVEDALKREEFRYRCIEVDHSTKKEVEDAVRVAKEFGADLIIGLGGGRAVDVAKLTSYYCGVIFVSLPTSASHDGIASPLASIKGGDRPYSYMTKPPTGVLADVNIIAEAPPKLLAAGCGDLIAKITAVRDWMLARDEKQEYFGKYAANLALLSAEIVLSEAKGIGSGSKEYVRDVVEALISAGVAAGIAGSSRPCSGAEHLFSHALDIIAPNVGLHGEKCGLGAVMMAKLHNLDWEKLRDALRDVKAPVTATELGLSADQIAKALVLAPDLRPERYTILHKIRLSYEQAKALAKDVGVI; from the coding sequence ATGGAGCTCCCTCGTGTAATCCAGATAGGTTATGGTGTGATTAGAGAAGTAGGTAGTTTCCTCGCCAGATTTTCACCTAAACGCATTCTGATCATAAGTGGACCTATCGTGTGGGCTAGGGTTGGAGAGATGGTGGAGGATGCGTTAAAGAGGGAGGAGTTTAGGTATCGATGCATAGAGGTGGATCACTCAACTAAGAAGGAGGTGGAAGACGCTGTAAGGGTTGCTAAAGAGTTTGGCGCAGATCTAATAATAGGCTTAGGCGGGGGTAGGGCAGTAGATGTCGCTAAACTTACCTCATATTACTGTGGAGTAATTTTTGTAAGCTTACCGACCAGCGCTTCGCATGATGGGATAGCAAGCCCGCTTGCCTCAATAAAAGGCGGGGACAGGCCCTACTCATATATGACTAAACCGCCTACTGGCGTTTTGGCTGATGTAAATATTATAGCCGAAGCGCCGCCGAAGCTTCTAGCAGCTGGTTGCGGAGACCTCATAGCAAAAATAACGGCTGTTAGAGATTGGATGCTTGCAAGGGACGAGAAGCAAGAATATTTCGGCAAATATGCTGCAAACCTAGCGCTGCTGAGCGCGGAAATCGTACTATCTGAAGCTAAAGGTATAGGTAGCGGCAGTAAAGAGTATGTGAGAGATGTTGTTGAAGCTCTGATCAGCGCGGGTGTAGCTGCTGGCATAGCTGGGAGCAGCAGACCGTGCAGTGGAGCTGAGCACCTCTTCAGCCATGCGCTAGACATTATAGCGCCTAACGTAGGGCTTCATGGAGAGAAATGTGGGTTAGGTGCTGTTATGATGGCGAAGCTACACAATTTAGATTGGGAGAAGCTTAGAGATGCACTGCGTGATGTGAAGGCACCTGTGACTGCCACAGAACTGGGGTTAAGTGCTGATCAGATCGCAAAAGCCCTTGTTTTGGCACCAGATCTTAGGCCTGAAAGATATACTATTCTGCATAAAATACGTTTAAGTTATGAGCAAGCGAAGGCTCTTGCCAAAGATGTCGGGGTTATTTGA
- a CDS encoding proteasome subunit beta produces MPGATAVGVTFKDGVILGAEKRLTYGTHVVSRSGKKVFKISKTVGAACAGLVADMQILVREISAYIYLREIELNRSLPPNSVAKLMSVLMFERRWAPLITQVVIGGVDDTPAIYVLDPLGSVIPDDYATVGSGAEMAIGVLESEYRKDMSEEEAKALVIKAIKSAIQRDAASGDGIDLLIITKNGMKEETIKL; encoded by the coding sequence ATGCCCGGTGCAACAGCTGTGGGTGTGACATTCAAAGATGGTGTAATCTTAGGAGCCGAAAAGAGGCTCACCTACGGCACACACGTAGTAAGTAGGAGTGGAAAGAAAGTATTCAAGATAAGCAAGACTGTGGGTGCAGCTTGCGCAGGCCTTGTAGCAGACATGCAGATCTTGGTTAGAGAAATCTCCGCTTATATCTACTTACGTGAAATCGAGTTAAATAGGTCTCTTCCACCAAACTCTGTAGCCAAACTTATGTCGGTGCTGATGTTCGAGCGTAGATGGGCGCCTCTTATAACACAAGTTGTTATAGGTGGGGTTGATGACACACCAGCGATCTATGTGCTTGACCCGTTAGGATCTGTTATACCAGACGACTATGCCACTGTAGGCTCCGGTGCTGAGATGGCTATAGGTGTGCTGGAGAGCGAATACCGAAAGGATATGAGCGAAGAGGAGGCTAAGGCGCTTGTCATCAAGGCTATAAAGTCAGCCATACAGCGTGACGCAGCGAGCGGCGATGGCATAGATCTTCTTATAATAACTAAGAACGGCATGAAAGAGGAGACAATCAAACTTTAA
- the argF gene encoding ornithine carbamoyltransferase, with product MKLKGLDLLSLKELDAKEIITILDTADRFKKERRQGILHKPLRDKTLAMIFEKPSTRTRVSFEVAMKELGGNTIVLHSSEMQLARGETIEDTARVLSRYVHAAMLRVIRHSDLVKFAEAAPIPVINGLSDLYHPCQILADLQTIREAKGGLSGLKIAWVGDGDNNVANTLIVAAAKLNLTLNIACPREYQPRKEVLQEAGNSKIYITEDPVEAVTDADVVITDTFISMGKEAEREKRLSTFLPRYQVNGRLMEMAKRDAIFLHCLPAHRGEEVTDDVIDGKWSVVWEEAENRLHTQKAILYHLLLL from the coding sequence ATGAAGTTAAAGGGTCTTGACCTACTCTCGCTAAAAGAATTAGATGCGAAAGAGATAATCACCATACTTGACACCGCAGACCGCTTCAAAAAAGAGAGGAGGCAAGGCATTCTACATAAACCGCTCCGTGACAAAACACTAGCGATGATCTTTGAAAAACCCTCCACACGCACGCGTGTAAGCTTTGAGGTTGCCATGAAGGAACTCGGCGGGAACACGATTGTGCTTCATTCAAGCGAGATGCAGCTGGCTAGAGGCGAAACCATAGAGGACACGGCTAGAGTGCTCTCAAGATATGTTCACGCAGCGATGCTCCGTGTGATTAGACACTCAGATTTAGTTAAGTTTGCTGAGGCAGCCCCGATCCCGGTCATAAACGGGTTATCTGACCTTTACCATCCTTGTCAGATCCTTGCGGACCTTCAGACGATCAGAGAGGCGAAGGGTGGGTTAAGCGGCTTAAAGATCGCTTGGGTTGGTGATGGAGATAATAACGTAGCCAATACACTGATAGTAGCCGCTGCTAAACTCAATCTGACTCTCAACATAGCTTGCCCAAGAGAGTATCAGCCAAGAAAAGAAGTTTTGCAAGAAGCGGGAAACTCGAAGATATACATAACCGAAGACCCAGTCGAAGCCGTTACAGACGCGGATGTCGTAATCACCGACACCTTTATCTCCATGGGTAAGGAAGCTGAAAGAGAGAAGAGGCTTAGCACCTTTCTACCCAGATACCAAGTTAACGGGAGGCTGATGGAGATGGCTAAGCGTGACGCCATCTTCCTCCACTGCTTACCCGCACATAGAGGCGAAGAGGTTACAGACGATGTGATAGACGGTAAATGGTCGGTCGTCTGGGAGGAAGCTGAAAACAGACTACACACACAAAAAGCGATACTCTACCACCTACTCCTACTCTAG
- a CDS encoding GtrA family protein, producing the protein MGRTKLDSKTLQKILTLRYWIRFIKFNIVGLTGVFVNEGILMLLTSLGLYYIYSSIVAIEISIISNFMLNDIWTFKDRRSGHILKRLVKFNILMLVGLVINLLILYVLTDLASLHYTISNLFGIGIASIARYLMSIKWAWLQPQKKAELK; encoded by the coding sequence ATGGGTAGGACTAAACTTGACTCTAAGACGCTACAGAAGATTTTAACACTACGGTACTGGATAAGATTCATAAAATTCAATATAGTTGGGTTGACAGGCGTCTTCGTCAATGAAGGCATCCTGATGCTCTTAACCAGCCTAGGTCTATACTACATTTACTCAAGCATCGTAGCGATTGAGATATCGATAATATCAAACTTCATGCTGAACGATATTTGGACATTCAAAGATCGGAGGTCAGGACACATACTAAAGAGGTTGGTTAAGTTTAACATCCTTATGCTGGTGGGACTTGTCATAAACCTTCTCATTCTCTACGTCCTAACAGACCTAGCTTCACTCCACTACACTATCTCAAACCTCTTCGGCATAGGCATAGCCTCGATAGCAAGGTATTTAATGAGCATTAAATGGGCTTGGCTTCAACCCCAAAAGAAAGCGGAATTAAAATAG
- the pfdA gene encoding prefoldin subunit alpha codes for MSVEEQIQRMVLELRILESYYNELSARETLVARALLDSKATIEALKSIPEGSDSEILVPLGAGVLMRVCSPTADKLLLNVGAGVVIEKSKEDTLKYLNERLSQLEAALSNIGTQKAELANKINAYRAQVNNLAAKLEQG; via the coding sequence TTGAGTGTAGAAGAACAGATTCAAAGGATGGTTCTCGAGCTGAGGATCCTCGAATCATACTATAATGAACTCTCTGCGAGGGAAACACTAGTAGCAAGAGCCTTGCTAGATAGTAAAGCAACCATAGAGGCTCTTAAATCTATACCTGAAGGCTCAGATTCAGAGATACTTGTGCCACTAGGGGCGGGTGTTCTGATGAGGGTCTGCTCACCTACTGCTGACAAACTTTTGCTTAACGTTGGCGCAGGCGTAGTTATAGAAAAGAGTAAAGAAGACACACTAAAATATCTAAATGAACGCTTAAGCCAGCTTGAAGCAGCCCTCTCAAATATCGGTACTCAGAAAGCCGAACTAGCAAATAAAATAAATGCGTACAGAGCCCAAGTGAATAACTTAGCAGCAAAATTAGAGCAAGGTTAA
- the ftsY gene encoding signal recognition particle-docking protein FtsY — MFEKLKKALSSLAASATQKTLSEDEVEKVLWEFELALLESDVAEEVVKALTSRVKQEVVGLRVSRSTPTQEYLKRKLLEIIREEFFKAKPIDLIQQISEKKAKGEPYVIIFLGINGTGKTTTIAKFANLLKQKGFSVILACADTHRAGAIEQLTTHAEKLGLKVISQRYGADPAAVARDAVIYAQKHRVDVVLVDTAGRMQTSRNLMDEMEKIIRVVKPDLKIFVGDALAGNDAVSQAKEFQKFTNFDGVVLTKVDADVKGGAALSIVYVTGKPILYLGVGQSYDTLKPFDADEFVKSLFDASER; from the coding sequence ATGTTTGAGAAGCTTAAGAAGGCTCTCTCCTCTTTAGCCGCCTCAGCAACGCAAAAGACCTTATCTGAAGATGAAGTTGAAAAGGTTCTATGGGAGTTCGAATTAGCGCTGCTTGAGAGCGATGTAGCAGAAGAGGTAGTCAAGGCGCTAACCTCTAGAGTTAAGCAAGAGGTTGTAGGGCTGAGAGTTAGTCGAAGCACACCAACCCAAGAATACCTTAAGAGGAAGCTGCTCGAGATAATAAGGGAAGAGTTCTTTAAGGCTAAACCTATTGACCTTATTCAGCAGATAAGTGAAAAAAAGGCTAAAGGCGAGCCGTATGTGATCATCTTCTTAGGCATAAACGGCACGGGTAAGACTACAACTATAGCGAAGTTCGCTAACCTTCTTAAGCAAAAGGGGTTCAGCGTCATATTAGCCTGCGCAGACACACATAGAGCTGGTGCTATAGAGCAGCTAACGACCCACGCAGAGAAGCTCGGTCTAAAGGTTATTTCACAAAGATATGGTGCAGACCCGGCTGCGGTAGCCAGAGATGCTGTGATTTACGCTCAGAAGCATAGAGTCGATGTTGTTCTTGTCGATACGGCTGGTAGGATGCAGACAAGCCGAAACCTTATGGACGAAATGGAGAAAATAATCCGCGTTGTGAAGCCAGACCTCAAGATATTTGTAGGAGATGCTTTGGCTGGAAACGATGCGGTATCACAAGCTAAGGAGTTTCAGAAGTTTACAAACTTCGACGGTGTTGTACTCACTAAGGTCGATGCTGATGTGAAGGGGGGCGCAGCCCTCTCGATAGTCTATGTCACGGGCAAACCCATACTCTATCTAGGTGTAGGGCAGAGCTACGACACCCTAAAACCCTTTGACGCAGACGAGTTTGTAAAATCACTATTTGACGCTTCGGAAAGATAA
- a CDS encoding peptidylprolyl isomerase — protein MAYLCSELPLETGTLVLVNLTGKVKDTNEPLETTVEEEAKALGIYDTSRRYEPRLISVGEGWVIPGIDEALKQASVGEKISIDIPPEKAFGQRDAAKIRLIPLRKFGEKAQEISVGDEVEYEGRVGIVRFVGSGRVQVDFNHRLAGKVLTYTIEVVKKLEDPMEKVLHLTKRWINLDEKKILATIEDKTVKIQLPEETYLFEGLQISKRGISKDIFKYLPEIEKVIFIEEYRSEKKREEKPQEAKASEKPEEQEKKEVK, from the coding sequence ATGGCGTATCTGTGCTCCGAATTGCCGCTCGAAACAGGAACGCTCGTCCTAGTTAACTTAACTGGGAAGGTCAAAGATACAAACGAGCCTCTTGAAACTACCGTTGAAGAAGAGGCGAAGGCTCTAGGCATCTACGACACCTCCAGAAGGTACGAACCACGCCTAATCTCAGTAGGCGAAGGATGGGTTATACCTGGAATAGATGAAGCACTTAAGCAAGCCTCCGTAGGGGAGAAGATCAGCATCGATATACCACCTGAAAAGGCTTTTGGGCAAAGGGATGCTGCTAAGATCAGACTTATCCCTCTTAGAAAATTTGGTGAAAAAGCGCAGGAGATAAGCGTAGGGGACGAAGTGGAGTACGAAGGGAGGGTAGGTATAGTGAGGTTTGTGGGTTCAGGTAGGGTGCAAGTAGATTTTAACCACCGCTTGGCTGGAAAAGTGCTTACCTACACGATCGAGGTGGTGAAGAAACTCGAAGATCCGATGGAAAAGGTGCTCCATCTGACTAAGCGTTGGATAAACTTGGATGAGAAGAAGATCTTAGCAACCATAGAGGATAAGACCGTCAAAATACAGCTACCCGAAGAAACCTACCTATTTGAGGGCTTACAGATAAGCAAGAGAGGAATATCAAAAGACATCTTCAAATACCTACCAGAGATAGAGAAGGTAATTTTCATAGAAGAATACCGCTCAGAAAAGAAGAGGGAAGAGAAACCTCAAGAAGCTAAAGCATCCGAAAAACCCGAAGAGCAAGAAAAGAAAGAGGTCAAATAA
- a CDS encoding deoxyribonuclease IV, with product MQSDLKIGFHVSITGSIDLAVDRAKEAGCTAFQIFLKNPRGWAYKPLDEEEAERFVKKCEDWGYTAVLAHMPYLPNLASPNDETYKKSVNCLLEDLTRAGRLKIPYLVLHLGSHMGSGEEAGMQRVVKACRSALKAVNNKVMILLENTAGQKNSLGSRFKDLKRIMDEIGEQGRVGICFDTCHAFAAGYDLRTQKAVNETLSQLDKEVGLQHLKAVHLNDSVGDLGSHLDRHEHIGLGKIGEKGMKAILHTPEIRRLPIVMETPVDERRDDQGNLAKALKLAK from the coding sequence GTGCAAAGCGATCTTAAGATCGGTTTCCACGTCTCTATCACAGGCTCAATAGATCTGGCTGTAGATAGGGCTAAGGAAGCAGGCTGCACAGCCTTCCAAATCTTTTTGAAGAACCCAAGAGGCTGGGCGTATAAACCGTTGGATGAGGAGGAAGCGGAGCGTTTTGTGAAGAAATGTGAAGATTGGGGCTACACCGCTGTTTTGGCGCATATGCCTTACCTACCAAACCTCGCTTCTCCAAACGATGAAACATACAAAAAATCTGTAAACTGCTTGCTCGAGGACCTAACAAGAGCAGGGAGGCTGAAGATCCCCTACCTTGTGCTCCACCTAGGAAGCCACATGGGTTCGGGTGAGGAAGCTGGCATGCAGAGGGTTGTCAAAGCCTGTAGATCTGCCCTCAAAGCTGTGAACAACAAAGTTATGATATTGCTCGAAAATACCGCTGGTCAGAAAAACAGCCTCGGCTCACGGTTCAAAGATCTCAAAAGAATAATGGATGAGATTGGTGAGCAAGGTAGGGTGGGAATCTGCTTCGACACCTGCCACGCATTCGCAGCAGGCTACGACCTAAGGACCCAAAAAGCCGTAAACGAAACACTATCCCAGCTCGACAAAGAAGTTGGCCTCCAGCACCTCAAGGCTGTGCACTTAAACGACTCCGTAGGCGATTTAGGCTCACATCTAGATAGGCACGAGCATATAGGCTTAGGGAAGATAGGCGAAAAGGGGATGAAGGCAATACTACACACACCCGAAATCAGAAGACTACCGATAGTCATGGAGACACCAGTAGACGAAAGAAGAGACGATCAAGGGAACCTTGCAAAGGCCCTCAAGCTAGCAAAATAA
- a CDS encoding RNA 3'-terminal phosphate cyclase, which yields MSEAVVDGSYGEGGGQILRTAVALSAIIKRPVKVVKIRAGRPNPGLRPQHVGTIKIIASMCDAEVEGLHVGSSTILFKPKRLAASEMRYDIGSAGAITLLLQVAVIVAAKAEQKCSFEIIGGTDVKWSPTINYFSCVFIPALKALGVDVKLAVKRRGYYPKGGGLVKVEVEPAESIKPLTLIRQPESPANIISVCSQLPPEVAKRQLNSALNILNQHMIPVADVKSAVEPAISAGTSLTIYSVDESKGTYLGADAIGERGKPAEQVGREAAEKFLSEWSAQVAVDSHLADMLVLPLSLAEGASTYTTSKLTQHLETNLYVVSRLTGCNYELNKLSSGAVEVKITPKMVWQTI from the coding sequence TTGAGCGAAGCGGTAGTCGATGGCTCTTATGGTGAAGGAGGGGGGCAGATACTTAGAACCGCAGTAGCCCTATCAGCGATAATAAAAAGACCTGTAAAGGTAGTCAAGATCAGAGCTGGTAGACCCAATCCAGGGCTTAGGCCGCAGCACGTTGGTACCATAAAGATAATAGCTTCGATGTGTGACGCTGAAGTAGAAGGGCTTCACGTAGGCTCCTCCACCATCCTCTTCAAACCCAAGAGGCTCGCCGCTAGCGAGATGAGGTATGATATAGGGTCTGCTGGTGCGATAACCCTCCTCCTCCAAGTTGCGGTTATAGTAGCAGCTAAGGCCGAGCAGAAGTGTAGTTTCGAGATCATAGGTGGAACTGATGTTAAATGGAGCCCAACCATAAACTACTTTAGCTGCGTCTTCATACCAGCATTAAAGGCATTAGGAGTCGATGTGAAGCTTGCCGTGAAGAGGCGTGGCTACTACCCTAAGGGTGGTGGCTTGGTGAAAGTTGAAGTTGAGCCTGCTGAGAGCATAAAGCCCCTAACTCTAATACGGCAACCGGAATCACCAGCAAATATAATCAGCGTATGTTCGCAACTGCCACCAGAGGTTGCGAAGAGGCAGCTCAACTCAGCCCTCAACATACTCAACCAACACATGATACCAGTAGCTGACGTTAAATCCGCAGTAGAGCCTGCTATCAGCGCTGGTACATCCCTAACCATATACAGCGTAGACGAATCCAAAGGGACGTACTTGGGTGCAGACGCTATAGGTGAAAGAGGCAAACCAGCTGAGCAAGTAGGTAGGGAGGCTGCTGAAAAGTTTCTATCCGAGTGGTCTGCCCAAGTAGCCGTGGATTCCCACCTTGCAGATATGCTTGTGCTACCGCTCTCTTTGGCAGAAGGCGCTTCAACCTACACCACCTCTAAACTCACCCAGCATCTTGAAACCAACCTGTATGTTGTGAGCAGGTTGACTGGCTGCAACTATGAGTTAAACAAACTCAGCTCTGGCGCTGTTGAGGTTAAGATTACCCCCAAGATGGTTTGGCAAACAATTTAA